From the genome of Impatiens glandulifera chromosome 9, dImpGla2.1, whole genome shotgun sequence, one region includes:
- the LOC124916617 gene encoding F-box protein At5g67140-like — protein sequence MIRGRGGEEEAEIDRLPIDILAHILFLFTSFRDSVQASAVCRKWKRAADHSLAWRDSLSFSGLKMDDHSTARLILRAYNLTDLDISRRRWGCQISDNGLFMISSAKCITNLTSISLWGMTGITDQGVVHLISKATSLRHLNIGGTFITDESIIAIANSCPHLQSIGLWSCRHVTESGLLVLVSKCGKLESINVWGTRVPVESFVGLLAISPALVIKPKELLSNIQMAPIWNVV from the exons ATGATAAGAGGTAGAGGTGGGGAAGAAGAAGCAGAAATCGATCGGCTCCCCATTGACATTCTTGCTCATATCTTATTTCTCTTTACCAGTTTTAGAGATTCCGTTCA GGCAAGCGCCGTTTGTCGGAAATGGAAGCGGGCGGCGGATCATTCATTGGCCTGGCGAGATTCTCTCAGCTTCTCTGGTTTGAAAATGGACGATCATTCAACTGCTCGTCTAATTCTCAGGGCTTACAATCTAACTGACCTCGacat ATCAAGAAGACGATGGGGTTGTCAGATATCTGACAATGGTTTATTTATGATATCATCTGCAAAATGTATCACCAATTTGACCTCAATATCCCTTTGGGGTATGACTGGAATCACAGATCAAGGTGTTGTTCATCtg ATTTCGAAAGCTACTTCTTTGCGACACCTTAATATTGGAGGGACTTTTATTACTGATGAATCGATTATAGCAATTGCAAATAGTTGTCCACATTTACAG TCTATTGGATTGTGGAGTTGTCGACATGTTACTGAAAGTGGCCTTCTTGTTCTTGTAAGTAAATGTGGGAAGCTCGAGTCCATTAACGTTTGGGGAACTCGGGTTCCTGTAGAATCGTTTGTCGGTTTGCTTGCCATTAGTCCCGCACTTGTCATTAAACCTAAAGAGCTTCTTTCCAATATACAAATGGCTCCAATTTGGAATGTGGTTTGA